One Brumimicrobium sp. DNA window includes the following coding sequences:
- the rplJ gene encoding 50S ribosomal protein L10, producing the protein MTREEKAQYIEDLTAELKEYGVFYLTDTSDLTVETINNLRARCFKSDIKLKVVKNTLLAKALENIEGKEFGDLKGVLAGPTSIMFSQVGNAPAKLIKDFRKKADKPILKAAYVEEAIYVGDQNLDALVNIKSREELIGDIIALLQSPAKNVVSGLKGQGGKIAGILKTLSERA; encoded by the coding sequence ATGACTAGAGAAGAAAAAGCGCAGTACATTGAAGACCTTACGGCAGAATTGAAAGAATATGGTGTATTCTATTTGACAGATACATCAGATTTGACAGTTGAAACAATTAATAATTTAAGGGCTCGTTGCTTCAAAAGTGATATCAAGTTAAAGGTTGTAAAAAACACCTTACTTGCTAAAGCTTTAGAAAATATCGAAGGAAAAGAGTTTGGAGATTTGAAAGGTGTTTTGGCTGGACCAACTTCAATTATGTTCTCACAGGTAGGTAATGCTCCTGCTAAATTAATTAAGGATTTCAGAAAAAAAGCTGATAAGCCTATTCTTAAAGCTGCTTATGTTGAAGAAGCTATCTATGTTGGAGATCAAAACTTAGATGCTTTAGTGAACATTAAAAGTAGAGAAGAACTTATTGGTGATATTATTGCCTTATTACAAAGCCCAGCTAAAAATGTTGTATCTGGTCTTAAAGGTCAAGGTGGTAAGATTGCAGGAATCCTTAAAACGCTCTCTGAAAGAGCATAG